The Coffea arabica cultivar ET-39 chromosome 10e, Coffea Arabica ET-39 HiFi, whole genome shotgun sequence region atatatataattgagtcGACTTGCGAGCTAATGAGTTGAGTATCTTTGAGATCGAGTTTGACTTATtcagctcgaactcgagttcgatgttgaccaagctcgagtcgagttttgactcAAAGCTGATCACGAACAGCTCGATTTGTTTGCAGGCCTAAACTATAGCACAATATATGTAGACACTAGAATaagtcgaactcgagctcgatgtTAACAGAACTCGAGTTGAGTTTTGGCTCAAACTGCTCGCGAGCGGATCAATTTGTTTGCAGGCCTAAACTATAGCACAATATATGTAGACACTAGAATAATAAAAGTAGGCACTAATACACCAAATTTCAACGAATTTTAAAAGTAGGCACATGTAAAAACACAACAAATTTTAAGACACAAATTTCAACAAAGAGAAAACTTATTGTGTTTTTACTTATTGTTGTGTTAGTAtctatatttattattgcaATAATGTCTACATTTGCTCTGCGAAGGACTGCACCGTACTGTGCAGCTGTTACCAGTAATTGTAGAGGCCCTTGATCCGGGTAACTAGTGTTCCCTATCCACAAGCAAAAGTCCATACGGACAAATTTGTCGAGTTTGGCTCGGAAATTAGACTTGAACAAATGACTTGGCAAGttgaattttattcatttttgtgtTGATTAGTGCACAAAATACTCTCTTATCAAAAGCACACAAATAATTTAAAGAGGCATCAAATAGGAAGTACAAAACTATGCACACTTGGTATTAACAAGGCACCAATGGGTAAGCACAAAGTACAACTACTAACCATGATGTATAGCAGAGAGGAAAGTATGATGGTGCGGTAACGACCCAGAAACGAGTCGGCGACAAATGCACCCAAAAGCGGCAAGAGCTGCGACGTACCGGACAAAGCATTGGCGTTCTCGGCCGCCGTGGCAGTGGATTGGCCGAGAGGGCCTGTCAAGTAACTTATCAAATTCGAATTTATTCCGCAATAAGCAAACCTCTCCGCCATCTCTACACCTGCAGTGCAggaaaattatagtaaaatcagaagaaaaaaaaaaatgggccGGGATATATGTTGTTTGACTAGTTTTCCATCTTTATACAGATGGTTATTTTACCTATGATGAAAGATGCGGATTTCCAGCGGCCGGATTTGGAGCGGTTGACGGGGCGGCCTTTGTAGTCGACGTTTCCTTGGACGACGTCGTCCagtaatgttggagcttcaATGGCATCGGAAATGTTGGCGGCTGTGGCTGTAGAGGACGCCATTGTCTGTCTGGTACAGCTATGCTGAGCTCACTTGACCTTGGCCTTTATtgtttggtcagtgggatcataTAAAAAACTTGTACGAGCTATGATATTGCGCAAGTAATATACTCCACCACGAAAATGacttttttggattttgttttTTAATGTTTTCAAACCCAAACAGATGGGTGAACTTGTTGGATGAGCTTCGCGATTCAATTGATTCAACCAtcaaagttttttttaaaaaaaaaaaaaaattattgtggGATTGAATAATTTGGATAATATTGAGAtatgaaaaaagaagagaaaaaaaaagtgaaaatcaGTTTAATAGTTAGATTTTTATTGATTTAATATGTTCTTGATCAGATTTTATCGAttcttttggttttttcaaattgcatataGAATTGGACCAGCGTCATGTTTGAGTCACAGTTTAACCGATTGAACCTACCAATTCGCTCTGAATATttaaatgataatttttttttcaagcaaCACCATTACCTTGTTTAAGCATGATACTTGCCTCTATGAACGGGTTAAGCTTAAATGAAGTTAATAAGTATAGGAAAATTGTTTGCAGAGATCTACTTACAATAAGTGGAGACGTTACAATATTCTATTCTTTCAGGGATGTACCAAGATCAATCTCTCAAGCCAAATAGCCTCTAATTGGACCTATCTGTCATTAGCATTCACCAACCAAACATGTGACTTGCATGTCTGGGGGTTTAATCATCCATAGATTTCTTTATTATAGAATAAGCTGGCAGCATATTAGTTTGGATATCTTTATCATACAATTGGAATCACTCCTACAAATAATTCGTTTTGAGCCAATTGAGGTATACAAGGTTGCCCAGGACTTTCCCATGAGGGCTCTCTATTTGGGACGACCTTTTGCACATGCAAGTTTTCCTCTCCTATGTAAGAGttgtatatgtgtgtgtctatatatatatacatatacatatacatatatatatatatatatattaaaatttataaaataatctAATATTCTATGTCATTGTAATCGATACAAACTTTTTTaggaaaaggaaacaaatgaaAGATTGAATGTACATGTAGATAAAACTTTGAAAATAAGTAATTTTAGTTGATAATAGTTCTTTTTTGAATTTATAATATTGCATTCAAAATCTTGAATGTTAATTTTaccatttaaaaataaaaattagatgGTATTTATGCTATTTTTGAAttctatatattttcaaaatatttttattttagttcttcattttacatttagaaaaaaaatgttcaaaATACTTTTGTTTTAGTTCTTCATTGCATgttcaaaatatatttgtacGCCCTATACTCATAAGGTGTGCCTCTTCCACTAATAAGAAATATGTATGTCAATTGGTCGACTTTTACAATATACTTTGGTgggaatttattttaatttgtcAAATCTAAATCCAAACCCTATAAGAGAGAGTCTAGGTAAGAtttgattttctataatttAGACCTGAATTTAGATCCAAATCAGACTCTATTCAGATCCATGTATAAATAATatgtgtatgtgtatatatattagtaaattcATAAAATAATCTAATATTCGATATCATTGTAATTGATACAAACCTttttaggaaaaggaaaaaaattaaaagcaaataaatgaaagattgAATGTAGATATATATAGATGAAACTTTGAGAATAAATAGTTTTAGTTTATAATAGTTCTTTTTTTGAGTCTATAATATTGCATTCAACATCTTGAATGTTAATTTTactatttgaaaataaaatttaaatggcatttatgttatttttaactctatatattttcaaaatatttttattttagttcttACTATATGTTCAGAAAAATATTCACAGATACCAATTGGATACTCAAGAATATAAGGGTCCGagttttaatttactttttcaaaccCACAAGGATCTGGGTATAGATCAGGATCTAGATCTGAGTTTGGCTAAATTTAAAAGTCTAAATTTCGATCAAAGAAATCCAATTCAAACCTTATCCATTGACATACTTTATAAGCAGTGTTTTCAAACTCAAATCGAACTGATCGGTTCAACCGATCGAACCGAGAATTGGTAAGGcttccagtccaaaagtatatGAAAAACCGGCTATCCATAGATTCGATCAAAAATGAGGTTTAACCGGTAAAAACTGAAAAAATTGGTTCTTAAAAATCCTTTATCTTGTgtttctcccaaaaaaaaaaaaggaagcttTTCTTCTCTCCAAAATTTCAAGCCATTCAACATCTGGTAGGGAAGAGGCCAAGGTGGTGAAGTTGCTATCATTTTCAAATCTGAGCACCTAAACAatgcttaaaaagaaaaatagaaggaGAAGACGAAGAAAAAGGGCACATCCAGTGACATGGATCCAAActaaattaataaaaagagcACATTCAGCGACATGGCACAGCAAGGCATGCCGAATCTGtacttgatctcatctcataTTGAGTCagctagttgttttgacttttgccTCCATGACTGTAGGTTGAGGCAATGGACGCTTGTGTTGTTGATGACTCTGGATCATGCCCTTTGCTCAACtgcaatgttttaaaactcgaACCGTTAAATGAACCGGTGAAGtaaaagggtcgaggttcaaccgatcggaccggttcaaccccggttcaataaataaataaataaataaattatatatatatacacacatacacacatataccTATGCACAGAAAATAATCATAGTCTTGTAATAATTGCCAAAACTAAAATATACACCTAGTGTTAATAATGGTtgacattttctttcttctcaaaCTTCTACCTAAAATCCAAGACCAGAAATTCCCTTCATGTTGAATCATAAGTAAATTACAGGTAAATACCAAGAACTATTAGCAAAATTCAAGGTAGACATAATACCCAAAGAAACAAGAACAAAAACAAACAGCCAGGTAGACAGCAGCTTAGTACATGGAGGCCTAATGGCTAATTAAGAATTATGTAAATTGCTCAATCATAGGTAAGTCAGTTATTTCTTTGTCCATGCATGTTAAAACTAGGTGAGATGCGGTGGCATGTGGAGGATTATGCTATTGCATCATTCTGCTTTTGCATCCAAGTGGAAATATTCTTAATGAAACAAATGATTGCGAAAGGTCAAACATAGCCAACTAGCATCTGCTTGGTTCTTTCTTGAAGAGTGCCTTTCATAGTTTCAGTTAAAGAATCAATCATATGAGATTGGCAGCTCTTAGTTCTGTTCTTTCTTATTCCAAATTCTTTTACTGCCTCATTCAATTGAATCCCTCTGCAATCTCCTAATGGACCAAAATAACGAAAATGCTACTACCAATTTTTAGACAACAAAGAGAGAAACACTGCAACAGCCAACGAGCTCATCACTGCAACGTGCAACAAAGCCAACTAACGAGCCTTCAAGCCAGcaataagataaaaaaaaaacccactgATTCACCTTTGCTACAATCTTCAAGCCAGACAACAAAGCCAATTaacgagtaaaaaaaaaattgcaggacAAACTGATCAGCTTATCTAATTTGAGgacaaacccaaaaaaataccTTTTCTAATTTGAGGACAAACCAGATCTTTTGTGAAATCAAACTAAATAAGAGGGTGGTGGTGAAGCCGTGAAGGTGAAACCAGATCTTACCTGAAAATGAGCTACGAGGATCAAACTCATCAAAACCATCATCTTGCTTCTGATCAGCAACTGAAGGTGGTGGTGAAGCCGTGAAGGTGAAGCAGGGGCAGGCTATGGAGGAAGATTGTTGGCTGAAAAACAAAAGGGCGAAGCGGCGGCGAAGCAAAGGAAGAAGAGTAGAAGACCGAATGAAGATTGAAAAGTGAACTAAAGAATAGGTTTAGataatttcggtcaaaattcaatcaattttgctcaaaattaaaaaaccGCGGTTCACGGTTCGATTCAGGTTTAACGGTTTGAACGGTTTTTTACGGGTTTGACCGGTTCTTGAACCAAGTCAACACAAGTAACGAACCGGACCGGACACATGGCCGGGTCACGGTCGAACGGgccggaccggccggtccggtccgagtttgaaaacattGCTCAACTGACAGAGTATGACGGCTTGTAGAAGTCCACAACTTGAGGAATTAGAGATGAACGCTCAAAGTTTCATAGTACTTCACTTTTACCCCCAAATGTTTTGGATAGTCATAATTTTTGCCATAACATTCTCTATTATTTGTTTGCAACCTTAATTCGGTATCTAATTTCAAGTAAGTTATAAGGATTTAGTTTGTACGGTTTTATTATTTGTATTATTTGTAAACTCACCAAGTATATCAAGTCTCGAGATATTTATTTtgtactattttatttttatatatcattaaatatatttatggcATCATTATGATTTATGATATCAGAAACATAATTTTCAatccatctttttatatttcgaatcaatttttttatctcacgtatatcacatcacaaaaaaatattaatataatactCCCTTCGTTCCATTAAAAGTGCCGTACTTTCCATTTTAAGATGTCTTAAAATATTTGTTATGTTGAAAAAGTCAAAACATATTTTAGTCTCTCTTTCTAatagagtttttctttctaatcATATGCAGATTACTattcaatttgaattttgaatttgtagagataaaattaaaaagaaaaatataaatattacaatcaaatcactatttttaaaaagttaaattttataaatatgaCTAATTAATTGAAACGAAGAGAATagtaaatatttcaaataatattctaccCAACCACTCGCGTAGCAAATAAGTAATAACCataatcaccaaaaaaaaaaacttgcggATGTACTTTTAATTGACCAGAAACAAAAGCACGAAATGCAGAGAAGAGAGGAGGGGGTTGACTAAAAAGAGCGAAGTTGGGCCCTAAGATGATGAATAATGAATTAATGATGGGGGCTGGAGCTTCTTCCGCGGCGGCTGCCGCCGcccctgctgctgctgctgctgctattTACTACAGCGAAGACATTAGGTATTCGTTCAACACCCTTAAGCCATTGAATCTCTTCAGCAAAAACAGCAAACAGgtgctttttctttttgcccTTAATTGCTTTAGGAAATTAGTTTTTAACTGAAATCTCTTTAGCAAATTAGATCGTCTTGTTCCAGATCATCTTGAGCTAATGTCAGATCACTAATTAATTCGACTTTCCATTTGGTGTGATAACATTATTATTAAATACTGGAGAAGGCTGTTGAAACCACCccagatgatgatgatgatgataacaGTGATGGTGATGACAGTCAAGTTAATAGAATCAGTGCCATTCCGGACGAACTTCTTTCCCACATCTTATCATTTCTACCAACAAGAGAATCAGCGGTTACCTCACTTTTGTCCACTCGATGGAGATACCTTTTTGCTTCACGCCCTGAGATCGATCTCGAATTCCATCCTGAACCTGAACGTAGCCATTCTGACGCTGATATCGATCTCGGATTCCATCCTGAACGTAACCGTAACCAAGCTGATAAGCTGTTTTCTGAGTTCGTAAATTTTGGCAATAGACTAATTTTGCTACGAAACAGGGCTCCATTAAGGAAATTTAAGCTCTCCCTTATGAGGGTTGTGGAAAGCTATCGTGGGGCACTCGATTCACTGATATCTGCTGCACTTTTGTGTCAACTTCAAGAACTCGAAATTTCTGTGGACAACCGGAGTAGTTATAGGGAACGATTATCACCGGAGGGAATATTCACCTGCAAAACACTGACTTCCTTGAGACTAGTGTGGCGCGGTGTGGATTTCAAAGTCCCCAGTCCAGTTTGTTTGCCTAATCTTAAGCTCTTGTGCTTGATAGGACCGATGTTTCAATTAGGAGATCATGATGATTCCCTGCAGAGGCTTATCCAGGGTTGTCCTTTGCTTCAAGAACTAGAGCTGCACTGTGCACTGGGGGATTTGGATCAAATTTTTGCCGAAGGTGCATGTATGCAAATTGAAATTCGTGATA contains the following coding sequences:
- the LOC113712153 gene encoding F-box/LRR-repeat protein At4g14103-like, with the translated sequence MMNNELMMGAGASSAAAAAAPAAAAAAIYYSEDIRYSFNTLKPLNLFSKNSKQAVETTPDDDDDDNSDGDDSQVNRISAIPDELLSHILSFLPTRESAVTSLLSTRWRYLFASRPEIDLEFHPEPERSHSDADIDLGFHPERNRNQADKLFSEFVNFGNRLILLRNRAPLRKFKLSLMRVVESYRGALDSLISAALLCQLQELEISVDNRSSYRERLSPEGIFTCKTLTSLRLVWRGVDFKVPSPVCLPNLKLLCLIGPMFQLGDHDDSLQRLIQGCPLLQELELHCALGDLDQIFAEGACMQIEIRDMSSPFLKKVVLDLDGGLDAKVVVE